A genomic region of Trifolium pratense cultivar HEN17-A07 linkage group LG3, ARS_RC_1.1, whole genome shotgun sequence contains the following coding sequences:
- the LOC123918372 gene encoding zinc-finger homeodomain protein 2-like, with translation MEFEDHEEEEEEEEMGFPVTPVAGYDSLGNSGVRTKMSGGGGGGVDGGETTTTTATAGGRKNGPTGTVRYRECQKNHAVSIGGHAVDGCCEFLAAGEEGTLEAVICAACNCHRNFHRKEIDGEITSHNQQRSSHHTQYHHNQHPHQHHQISPYYHRAALPPPPGYHHMVTPPPVSHHRPLALPPAASSGGFSREDDDVSIPSSSGGGGGGGGSGMKKRFRTKFTPEQKEKMLAFADQIGWRIQKEDEGAIEQFCAENCIKRNVLKVWMHNNKHTRGKKP, from the coding sequence ATGGAATTTGAAGACCacgaagaggaagaagaagaagaagaaatgggATTCCCTGTTACGCCGGTAGCAGGTTACGACTCGCTAGGAAACTCAGGCGTCAGAACCAAAATGAGCGGCGGCGGTGGCGGTGGAGTCGACGGAGgtgaaacaacaacaacaacagccaCCGCAGGTGGTCGCAAAAACGGACCCACCGGGACCGTTAGATACAGAGAATGTCAAAAGAATCATGCCGTTAGTATCGGAGGTCACGCCGTTGATGGTTGTTGTGAGTTTTTAGCAGCTGGAGAAGAAGGAACACTGGAAGCCGTAATTTGCGCTGCTTGTAACTGTCACCGGAATTTTCACCGTAAAGAGATCGACGGTGAAATCACTTCTCATAATCAACAAAGGTCATCTCATCATACTCAGTACCACCACAACCAGCACCCGCACCAGCACCATCAAATATCTCCTTACTACCACCGTGCAGCGTTACCTCCTCCGCCGGGGTACCACCACATGGTAACACCACCGCCGGTGTCACATCATCGGCCGTTAGCTCTTCCACCTGCTGCATCGAGTGGTGGATTCAGTAGAGAAGATGATGACGTGTCAATTCCGAGTAGCAGTGgtggcggtggtggtggtggtggaagtGGAATGAAGAAAAGGTTTAGAACAAAATTCACTCCGGAGCAGAAAGAAAAGATGCTTGCATTTGCGGATCAGATTGGATGGAGAATTCAGAAGGAAGATGAAGGTGCAATTGAACAATTCTGTGCTGAGAATTGTATTAAGAGAAATGTGCTTAAGGTTTGGATGCATAATAATAAGCACACTCGTGGTAagaaaccctaa